The proteins below come from a single Leptospiraceae bacterium genomic window:
- the thrC gene encoding threonine synthase, producing the protein MVTATSKLKYSALFQCINPNCKSEYELQEIVYLCKKCGDLLQVKHDLNELKKNSPDEWKNLFDDRLKDVRFPNQSGIWNKREWVLPAMREENIISSGEGNTHLYEAKRLAKELNLSALYVKQCGVSHTGSFKDLGMTVLVSHVNQLIADGAKIKAVACASTGDTSAALASYAAKAGIPTIVFLPANKVSNAQLIQPVSNGAKVISLDTDFDGCMKIVQEVSKEAGIYLANSMNSLRIEGQKTISVEIVQQLGWQVPDWIIIPGGNLGNVSALGNGFEMLFELGLIKKLPRIILAQAHNANPLYQSYLKGYSEFTPVEAKKTLASAIQIGNPVSYKKAVSILQKFNGIVEEADEHELADAAARGDLHGLYNDPHTGVALAALFKQIEKGNIQTGEKVVVISTANGLKFTEFKVQFHSNQIEKTNSKLINSIIQCKAEIASVMDVINTL; encoded by the coding sequence ATGGTAACTGCAACATCTAAACTAAAATATTCGGCACTCTTTCAGTGTATTAATCCTAATTGTAAAAGTGAATATGAACTACAAGAAATTGTATACCTCTGCAAAAAATGTGGAGACCTTTTACAAGTTAAACACGATCTAAACGAACTTAAAAAAAATTCCCCTGACGAATGGAAGAATCTATTTGACGATAGACTCAAAGATGTTCGTTTCCCGAATCAATCAGGAATTTGGAACAAACGCGAATGGGTTTTACCTGCCATGCGTGAGGAAAATATTATAAGCTCGGGTGAGGGTAATACTCATCTCTATGAAGCAAAACGTCTTGCGAAAGAATTAAATCTTTCAGCACTTTATGTTAAACAATGCGGAGTTTCTCATACTGGTTCTTTTAAGGATTTAGGTATGACTGTATTAGTAAGTCACGTCAACCAACTAATCGCGGACGGAGCCAAAATCAAAGCAGTTGCTTGCGCAAGCACAGGAGATACTTCCGCAGCACTTGCATCTTATGCGGCTAAGGCCGGTATACCAACAATTGTTTTTTTACCAGCAAATAAAGTATCCAATGCACAATTGATTCAACCAGTTTCAAACGGAGCCAAAGTAATTTCTCTAGATACGGATTTTGACGGTTGCATGAAAATTGTACAGGAAGTTTCTAAAGAAGCGGGAATTTATCTTGCAAACTCCATGAATTCTCTTCGAATAGAAGGACAAAAAACTATTTCCGTAGAAATAGTGCAACAGTTAGGTTGGCAAGTTCCAGATTGGATTATTATTCCGGGGGGAAATTTAGGAAATGTTTCTGCACTCGGAAACGGTTTCGAAATGTTATTCGAACTTGGTTTAATCAAGAAACTGCCTCGCATCATCCTCGCACAAGCTCACAACGCAAATCCACTTTACCAATCCTACTTGAAAGGATATTCGGAATTTACCCCCGTTGAAGCCAAAAAAACATTAGCTTCTGCTATTCAAATTGGAAATCCCGTTTCCTACAAAAAAGCTGTATCCATTTTACAAAAATTCAATGGAATCGTAGAAGAAGCAGACGAACATGAATTAGCCGATGCAGCAGCAAGAGGAGACTTACACGGACTTTACAATGATCCGCACACTGGAGTTGCTCTTGCCGCTCTTTTCAAACAAATCGAAAAAGGAAACATACAAACAGGGGAGAAAGTTGTAGTTATTTCAACGGCAAATGGACTTAAGTTCACTGAGTTTAAAGTTCAATTTCACTCAAACCAAATTGAAAAAACAAACTCAAAATTAATTAATTCTATTATTCAATGTAAAGCAGAAATTGCCTCGGTTATGGACGTAAT